A stretch of the Aegilops tauschii subsp. strangulata cultivar AL8/78 chromosome 4, Aet v6.0, whole genome shotgun sequence genome encodes the following:
- the LOC141021963 gene encoding pentatricopeptide repeat-containing protein At4g01030, mitochondrial-like — MLTGLAVHGQAHEAATLFHDMWRSGLKPDGVTFTAVLTACRSMGLVTEAWEYFDNMEAKYGVAPTAEHHACMVDLLARCGYLDEAMAFIERSPADPGASSWGALLTGCAIYGNLDLAESAARHLFKLEPHNSANYLAMMSLYEQHQMFDEAESLKYAMKARGVDARPGWSWTQVGRSVHVFEVDGGSPPYPETPEIYGEMSRLVSQIRMVGYVPDNGCVAYVLPEEEKERLLLCHTENLGSSNSLVVSPGG, encoded by the coding sequence ATGCTCACCGGGCTGGCCGTGCACGGGCAGGCACACGAGGCGGCGACGCTGTTCCACGACATGTGGAGGTCGGGGCTGAAGCCGGACGGCGTAACCTTCACGGCGGTGCTCACCGCATGCCGATCCATGGGCCTGGTCACCGAAGCCTGGGAGTACTTCGACAACATGGAGGCCAAGTACGGCGTGGCGCCGACGGCCGAGCACCACGCTTGCATGGTCGACCTGCTGGCTCGGTGCGGGTACCTCGACGAGGCGATGGCCTTCATCGAGCGGTCGCCGGCCGACCCCGGAGCGAGCTCCTGGGGCGCGCTCCTCACCGGCTGCGCCATCTACGGCAACCTGGACCTCGCGGAGTCCGCGGCGAGGCACCTCTTCAAGCTCGAGCCGCACAACTCGGCCAACTACCTGGCGATGATGAGCCTGTACGAGCAGCACCAGATGTTCGACGAGGCGGAGAGCCTCAAGTACGCCATGAAGGCGAGAGGGGTGGACGCCAGGCCGGGGTGGAGCTGGACGCAGGTCGGGCGGAGCGTCCACGTCTTCGAGGTCGACGGCGGGTCGCCGCCGTACCCGGAGACGCCGGAGATATACGGCGAGATGAGCCGGCTGGTGTCGCAGATCAGGATGGTGGGGTACGTGCCGGACAACGGCTGCGTCGCCTACGTCCTCCCCGAGGAGGAGAAGGAGCGGCTGCTGCTCTGCCACACCGAGAACCTGGGATCCTCGAATTCATTAGTGGTAAGTCCAGGGGGGTAA
- the LOC120963528 gene encoding carotenoid cleavage dioxygenase 7, chloroplastic-like — protein MPLLAHYKVDPKRNRLLMVAYNAEDMLLPRANFTFYEFDAGFRLVQKREFVLPAHLMIHDWAFTDSHYVVLGNRIRLDIPGSMLAMTRTHPMIAALALDPGRRTTPVYLLPRSTEAVASGRDWTVPVEAPSQMWSLHVGNAFEKDNGRGGLDLHLHMSGCSYDWFHFHKMFGNVVDMAPNIQLIFFCAMMIQ, from the exons ATGCCGCTGCTGGCGCACTACAAGGTCGACCCCAAGCGCAACCGGCTGCTCATGGTGGCCTACAACGCCGAGGACATGCTCCTCCCGCGCGCCAACTTCACTTTCTACG AGTTCGACGCCGGCTTCAGGCTGGTGCAGAAGCGGGAGTTCGTGCTGCCGGCGCACCTCATGATCCACGACTGGGCCTTCACCGACTCCCACTACGTCGTCCTCGGCAACAGGATCAGGCTCGACATCCCGGGGTCGATGCTGGCCATGACGCGCACGCACCCCATGATCGCGGCGCTCGCGCTGGACCCGGGCAGGCGGACCACGCCGGTCTACCTGCTGCCGCGCTCCACGGAGGCCGTGGCCAGCGGCCGCGACTGGACCGTGCCCGTCGAGGCGCCGTCGCAGATGTGGTCGCTGCACGTCGGCAACGCCTTCGAGAAGGACAACGGCCGCGGCGGCCTCGACCTGCACCTGCACATGTCGGGCTGCTCCTACGACTGGTTCCATTTCCACAAGATGTTTGGTAACGTCGTTGACATGGCACCAAACATTCAGTTGATCTTCTTTTGCGCGATGATGATCCAGTGA